In Sesamum indicum cultivar Zhongzhi No. 13 unplaced genomic scaffold, S_indicum_v1.0 scaffold00057, whole genome shotgun sequence, one DNA window encodes the following:
- the LOC105178782 gene encoding germacrene-D synthase-like, with protein MEFDSSNSSILIKKVDEDDIRESFKYHPSVWGDYFLAYVSTEISVAEEEELGRQKEMVRKVLAQTPDHSYHKLEFIDAIQRLGVGYHFEEEIDKFVHFIHDTYLEYSSKDNDLRTVALRFRLLRQHGYLVSCDIFNKFTDGEGNFKISLIKNLKGMLELFEAAQFRIAGEEILEKALQFSSNLESLVSNMNCSISTKVKEALKIPILKSSNRVGAKKFISIYQQDESHSEMLLNFAKLDFNIVQKTHQKELSDFTRWWKDLDFVNRLPFARDRMVECYFWALEVYFEPHYHIARRMLTKIINMTSILDDIYDVYGTLDDLQLFTDLIQRWDVNALEQLPSYMRICYEALSDVYIEIENELEKTGESYRVQYAKEEMKKLVRAYIEEAKWSYNKDMPRMEEYMKVAIVSSTYMMLLTTSLVGMGNLVTKKDFDWITSEPLLLLASATICRLTNDLVGYGFEKKSTAVECYMNENDASKEEAFAELGNQITKAWKDINQECLQPMVPISMSVLTRALNLACATHLFYLEYDEYSNSQANIKNIIHDVLLEPNVMI; from the exons ATGGAATTTGATTCATCAAATTCTTCTATTTTGATTAAGAAAGTTGATGAAGATGATATTCGTGAGTCATTCAAATATCATCCAAGCGTTTGGGGAGATTATTTCTTGGCTTATGTTTCTACG GAAATTTCTGTTGCCGAAGAGGAAGAACTTGGAAGACAAAAGGAAATGGTGCGGAAGGTATTGGCCCAAACGCCAGATCATTCGTATCACAAATTAGAATTCATTGACGCAATTCAACGTCTCGGCGTTGGTTATcattttgaagaagaaatcgACAAATTCGTACACTTCATACACGACACTTACTTAGAGTACAGTAGCAAAGACAATGATCTTCGTACTGTTGCTCTTCGATTTCGTTTACTCAGACAACATGGTTATCTTGTCTCGTGTG ACATTTTCAACAAATTCACAGACGGTGAAGGTAATTTCAAGATATCACTGATAAAAAACCTCAAAGGAATGTTAGAGTTATTTGAAGCAGCGCAGTTCAGAATAGCTGGGGAGGAAATTCTTGAGAAAGCATTGCAGTTCTCCTCTAATCTTGAGTCTTTAGTCTCAAACATGAATTGTTCCATTTCGACAAAAGTTAAAGAAGCTCTCAAGATCCCTATTCTCAAGAGTTCTAACAGAGTGGGAGCTAAGAAATTCATTTCCATATACCAACAAGATGAATCACATTCAGAGATGCTActgaattttgcaaaattggaCTTTAACATTGTACAAAAGACACATCAAAAAGAGCTTAGCGACTTTACGAG GTGGTGGAAGGATTTAGACTTTGTAAATAGATTGCCTTTTGCAAGAGATAGGATGGTGGAATGCTACTTTTGGGCATTGGAAGTCTACTTTGAGCCCCATTACCATATTGCAAGAAGAATGCTAACCAAAATCATCAACATGACTTCCATTCTTGACGACATTTATGATGTTTATGGAACGTTAGATGATCTTCAGCTCTTTACAGACCTCATTCAAAG ATGGGATGTTAATGCCTTGGAGCAGTTGCCGTCATACATGAGAATATGTTATGAAGCCCTTTCAGATGTGTatattgaaatagaaaatgaacTGGAAAAGACAGGCGAATCGTATCGTGTCCAATATGCAAAAGaagag ATGAAAAAATTGGTGAGGGCATACATAGAAGAGGCAAAATGGTCTTACAATAAGGACATGCCGAGGATGGAGGAATATATGAAGGTGGCCATTGTATCTTCTACTTATATGATGTTGTTAACAACATCCTTGGTCGGTATGGGAAACCTAGTAACTAAGAAAGACTTTGACTGGATTACAAGTGAGCCACTGCTTCTTCTTGCATCCGCAACAATTTGTAGGTTAACCAACGACTTGGTAGGATACGGg TTTGAAAAGAAATCTACGGCAGTGGAATGTTACATGAATGAAAATGATGCCTCAAAAGAGGAAGCTTTTGCTGAACTAGGGAACCAAATCACCAAAGCATGGAAGGACATAAATCAAGAATGCCTTCAACCAATGGTACCAATCTCTATGTCTGTCCTTACGCGTGCTCTCAATTTAGCTTGCGCTACACATCTTTTCTATTTGGAATACGATGAGTATTCCAATTCTCAagctaatataaaaaatatcatacacGACGTGTTACTTGAGCCGAACGTGATGATTTAA